CAACTATTTGCGCCAGCCTTTGAAATCAAAATTAGATTTAGAAAATGTGCAGCTTGAAATCGATGCTTTTGATTCAACATTTGTGCAAATTATCCGCCAGGGGAACGAGTTGAATTTAAAATACTCAATTCAGAAAATCGAACACATCAACACGGACATCGATTCATCTTATGACGAAATTTTATCTCAATTGGGTTTAAAAAAAATCCCACGCAATCGGAGCACAAAACAATTTGTCGGGAATTGGCTGTTGAACCTGACCACGACCAGTGGTTTTTTCAGCCCGCTTTTCCACGAAATCCATTACAACAGAGACATGTTGATTTTCGAACTGCCGTTTGTACTGGCTCATGAGAAGGCGCATCAAATGGGATACACAAGCGAAGCAGAAGCAAACTTCCTTGCCTATTTAGTTTGCACGAACGCCCGTGAGCATCTGGTACGTTACAGTGGATATTTCAGCCTTTTAGGATATTTTTTCAGCAGCCTCAGAAAAGATAAATCAAGAGAAAAATTCTTTACATCCTTGATCAATGAAGGGGTGAAATTGGATATTCAGGCCGTTCGGGAAAGGTGGAAAAGCCACGAGGGACTCATTTCAAAATCCTTAAGTAAAAGTTATGATTTATATTTGAAAGCAAACCAGATTAAAGAGGGAATTCAAAATTATTCGAGAGTGGTAGATTTAGTGATACGGTATTACGGCAAAACCAATGCCGTCGCCCCAGCTAAATAATTGAAACCGGATCCACATCAATTGCGATTCGAACTCCCCGAGACTTATTCTCACTCTTAAATATCCCGTGAGCATTTTGAATCGCTTTCTTAAGAATTTTCCCGTTAGCGTCTTTCTCTTTGTCCCCCTTCAGTAAAATCTGCCAACGAAATCTTTTCTTTATCTTAGAAATTGGCGAAGCAGTCGCTCCCAATATTTGAAAATACCCTCTCTGTTTCTTAAGCGCTTTTTCAAATTCCTGAGCCGCTCCCTTAACTTTTAATTCATTTTCGCCGCTGAAAAGCAAGCAAATAATCCGGCCAAATGGCGGGTACATGAGCTCTCTTCGCTCTAACACTTCTCCCCTATAAAATCTGATAAAATCATGAGTCAAAGCGCAGTTAAGACAAAAATTGTGCGGGAAATAAGACTGAATAATGACCTCACCCAGCAAATCGCTGCGGCCTGCACGACCCGCTACCTGGGTTAAAAGTTGAAATGTGCGTTCAGAGGATCGGAAATCCGGAATAAGCATCCCGACATCAGCATTGATAACTCCAACCAGGGTCACTTTATGGAAATCCAGCCCTTTGGCAACCATTTGTGTTCCCAGCAGAATATCATACTTGCCCTGTCCGAACTCTTTTAAGATCTTGTCGTGAGACCACTTGCCGCTGGTTGTGTCTATGTCCATACGGACGACTCTGGCTTTGGGGAATTGATTTTTCAGTTCCTCCTCTACTCTTTGTGTGCCAAGCCCTCGAAACAGAATATCGATACCCCGGCATTCCGCACATTTGTCCGGCGCCGGTTTTGAAAAGCCACAGTAGTGGCAGCGCAGCCGATGACCCGTAAGATGAAAAGTCAAGGTAATCTGGCAATCCCCACACTCTTCGACGTGACCGCAGTCGCGGCATTTTATATAATTTGAAAAGCCCCGCCGGTTTAAAAGTAAAATTATCTGCTCTTTTCTGGTGATTTTTTCTTGAATTTTTGCAGAAAGCAGTCGTGAAAAAATCGTCTCATCTTTTTTTCCCGAAAGTCGCCGTTCTTTACGCATATCCAAAATCTTAACATCCGGAAGAGGAACGTCGTTTACTCGACGACGCAATTCTATAAGCTTATATTTCTCGGTTTTAGCGTTAAAAAACGATTCTGCGGAAGGAGTTGCCGAGCCGAGAATCACGACGGCATCTGCAAACTTTGCACGAACCACTGCCACATCGCGGGCATGGTACCTGGGAGATGTGTCTTGCTTATACGAACCTTCATGCTCTTCATCAACGACAATTAAGCCGATATTTTTCAAGGGCGCGAATACTGCAGATCTCGGCCCAATTGCCACTTTCGCCTCCCCTTTCTTCAGCAACCGCCAGGAATCCAGGCGTTCTCCTGACGACATGGCGCTATGAAGAACGGCAACTTTGTCCTTAAAATGAGACCGAAACCTCGCGACTGTTTGAGGCGTCAAGGCTATTTCAGGGACGAGTACAATCGCATCTTTTCCTTTCTCAAGGGTTTTATAAATCGCTTCGATATAGACCTGGGTTTTACCGCTGCCCGTTACCCCGAACAGCAAAAACGTCTCGAACCGTTCCTCCCGGATCGGCACTTCGATTTGCTTTAATGCTGCCTTCTGTTCATCATTCGGAGAAATTGGTTTCGGTTTCTCAGCATTATTTGAGCCATAATAATCGCGCACAACCTCTTTTTGGATAAATCTAATTAAGTTCGATTTCTCTAGCGCTTTCAACGAAGCCAAAGCTGAACCGGTCTGTTTTAAAAGCTCTTTTTGAAGAACCTCTTGTTTCTTTACTTGTAAATAGCGCAGACAACTTGCCTGTTTGGGCGCCCGCCTTTGTAAAATTTCGATTTTAACCTCATCGAAATTTTCGGAAAGTAAGCTAACGTATTTTTCAACTTTCGGCTTTAATTTGAAATTTGTCATAAATTGCTGCACTTTGACCAGGCCTATTGATTCAAGCTGATTGAGACTTGAATAAATACTTTTAGCGCCAATTCGCCTTCTCAGCTCATTGACGGAAATTTTACGACTCTTGGCAATGTACCGCAGTGTTTGTGCCCGCCGGGGCGCTCTCTTCTCTAACTTTGCCGCCTCGGTTTCGGCCTCTTTGGTACAAATTTCAACCATCGATTTTGATGCCTTCATGAAGAAACCGGGAACCATGCTTTTCAGAACTTCTCCTAAAGAACAGAGATAATAATCAGATATCCAGCCTGCCAATTTAAGCATTTCGCTCGAAATAAGCGGCTTTAAATCCAGGATATCCTGAACAGTTTTGACTTGTTCAAGCTCGGTTTTATTGGTGATTCCAACGATGAACCCGGTCAGTCTGCGGGCACCGAATGGCGCGATCACCCGGCTGCCAATTTTAGCGAGGCTGGTAAGTTCAAGCGGGACAAGATAAGTAAAAGTTTTGTTTAGGGGTAAAGGTAAAGCGACATTTACATAAGTTTCAGGCATGGATTAAATTTAATGATAAAATCGGACACTTTCAACCTGCTTTTTTAAGCAAAAAAAATGCCCTTGCTATTTGCAAGGGCATTTCCGAAACAGGAATCGGTTGTTTAGCCTAAGTATTTTCGAAGCGGCTCGAGGCGCGACCGATGCCGCATCCGCCGCAAGGCCTTTTCTTTGATTTGTCGAACACGCTCTCTGGTCAATTGAAAATGTTCGCCAATTTCCTCGAGAGTTAACGGACGATCACCTTCCAAACCAAAGTACAAACGAATGATTTCAGCTTCACGCGGTTTCAACGTGACCAATACTTTGTCAATTTCCTCTTTCAAGGATTCTTGCATGAGGGAATCGTCCGGCGGCGAATAGCGATCGCTTTCAAGCACGTCCAACAGGTTATTGCCTTCTTCCTCTTTAAAAGGTTCATCGAGAGAAAGATGGCGCGCCGAGGTTTTTAAAACATCTGCGACCTCATAATCCGTCATCTCCATGCTGTCCGCAACCTCGTGCATGCTCGGTTCGCGGCCATATCGTTTTTCCAATTTCTCGAGCACCCGGCCGACTTTATTAATTGCACCGACGCGGTTTAAAGGCAATCTTACTACCCGGGACTGCTCAGCCAACGCCTGTAAAATGGACTGCCGGATCCACCAAACAGCGTAGGAAATAAACTTAAACCCGCGAGTTTCATCAAATCTCTGCGCAGCTTTGATAAGGCCAAGATTTCCTTCGCTAATCAAATCCTGCAAAGGCAGTCCCTGACCCTGGTACTCTTTAGCAACGCTAATTACAAAGCGCAAGTTGGCTTTGACTAATTTATCTAATGCCTGCGATTCGCCTTTGCGGATTCGCCGGGTTAATTC
This sequence is a window from candidate division KSB1 bacterium. Protein-coding genes within it:
- a CDS encoding DUF3810 domain-containing protein, whose translation is MQPPTKTRAGIIGLALTFFLVLQLLSNYPQAVEKYYTNGIYPILTLIVSKITSQLPFSITEFLLWTVLLIGVPHTIRRIGQKRMQLGPLILNLLSISAIIYIWFYLFWGINYLRQPLKSKLDLENVQLEIDAFDSTFVQIIRQGNELNLKYSIQKIEHINTDIDSSYDEILSQLGLKKIPRNRSTKQFVGNWLLNLTTTSGFFSPLFHEIHYNRDMLIFELPFVLAHEKAHQMGYTSEAEANFLAYLVCTNAREHLVRYSGYFSLLGYFFSSLRKDKSREKFFTSLINEGVKLDIQAVRERWKSHEGLISKSLSKSYDLYLKANQIKEGIQNYSRVVDLVIRYYGKTNAVAPAK
- the priA gene encoding primosomal protein N', yielding MPETYVNVALPLPLNKTFTYLVPLELTSLAKIGSRVIAPFGARRLTGFIVGITNKTELEQVKTVQDILDLKPLISSEMLKLAGWISDYYLCSLGEVLKSMVPGFFMKASKSMVEICTKEAETEAAKLEKRAPRRAQTLRYIAKSRKISVNELRRRIGAKSIYSSLNQLESIGLVKVQQFMTNFKLKPKVEKYVSLLSENFDEVKIEILQRRAPKQASCLRYLQVKKQEVLQKELLKQTGSALASLKALEKSNLIRFIQKEVVRDYYGSNNAEKPKPISPNDEQKAALKQIEVPIREERFETFLLFGVTGSGKTQVYIEAIYKTLEKGKDAIVLVPEIALTPQTVARFRSHFKDKVAVLHSAMSSGERLDSWRLLKKGEAKVAIGPRSAVFAPLKNIGLIVVDEEHEGSYKQDTSPRYHARDVAVVRAKFADAVVILGSATPSAESFFNAKTEKYKLIELRRRVNDVPLPDVKILDMRKERRLSGKKDETIFSRLLSAKIQEKITRKEQIILLLNRRGFSNYIKCRDCGHVEECGDCQITLTFHLTGHRLRCHYCGFSKPAPDKCAECRGIDILFRGLGTQRVEEELKNQFPKARVVRMDIDTTSGKWSHDKILKEFGQGKYDILLGTQMVAKGLDFHKVTLVGVINADVGMLIPDFRSSERTFQLLTQVAGRAGRSDLLGEVIIQSYFPHNFCLNCALTHDFIRFYRGEVLERRELMYPPFGRIICLLFSGENELKVKGAAQEFEKALKKQRGYFQILGATASPISKIKKRFRWQILLKGDKEKDANGKILKKAIQNAHGIFKSENKSRGVRIAIDVDPVSII
- a CDS encoding RNA polymerase sigma factor RpoD/SigA, yielding MAKKQKKPDNRPRQSIEKYLEEIGGFTPLPPSEEIELTRRIRKGESQALDKLVKANLRFVISVAKEYQGQGLPLQDLISEGNLGLIKAAQRFDETRGFKFISYAVWWIRQSILQALAEQSRVVRLPLNRVGAINKVGRVLEKLEKRYGREPSMHEVADSMEMTDYEVADVLKTSARHLSLDEPFKEEEGNNLLDVLESDRYSPPDDSLMQESLKEEIDKVLVTLKPREAEIIRLYFGLEGDRPLTLEEIGEHFQLTRERVRQIKEKALRRMRHRSRLEPLRKYLG